A single Sphingomonas sp. IW22 DNA region contains:
- a CDS encoding sugar phosphate isomerase/epimerase family protein, with the protein MMNRRNVLAGAAGLTALSLTGRLVPSASAAQIDAIGLQLYTVRDIFEKDPAGTLEKVARIGYREVEFGGGGYDRMDPAMLRQTMDRHGLRSPSIHVGYDQLLGQMDQSIAMARTLGADTIILPYMTEEHRTDRGWEAALPNIARFGTTLKKAGLGFAYHNHDFEFTGRSGGVSLFDRLLRETDPETVKIELDLYWAVFAGADAGSLIDRLSSRLYSFHVKDMRADRNMTAVGQGQMDFAALFKRPGAAGVRHFFVENDRAPAPYLPDITTSFNTLRSLRF; encoded by the coding sequence ATGATGAACCGCCGAAACGTGCTGGCGGGCGCGGCCGGCCTTACCGCGCTGTCGCTGACGGGTCGGCTGGTCCCATCGGCATCGGCGGCGCAAATCGACGCCATCGGCCTGCAACTCTACACCGTTCGCGACATCTTCGAGAAAGACCCGGCGGGTACGCTGGAGAAGGTCGCCCGCATCGGTTATCGCGAGGTGGAGTTTGGCGGGGGCGGTTATGACCGGATGGACCCGGCCATGCTGCGGCAGACGATGGACCGCCACGGCCTGCGCTCACCGTCGATCCATGTCGGTTACGACCAACTGCTGGGCCAGATGGATCAGTCAATCGCAATGGCGCGGACGTTGGGCGCGGATACCATCATCCTGCCCTATATGACCGAAGAGCATCGTACCGACCGGGGTTGGGAAGCGGCGCTGCCCAATATCGCCCGCTTCGGCACGACGCTGAAAAAGGCCGGGCTCGGTTTTGCCTATCACAATCATGATTTCGAGTTCACCGGTCGGTCGGGCGGCGTCAGCCTGTTCGACAGGCTGCTGCGCGAGACCGATCCTGAAACGGTAAAGATCGAGCTGGACCTTTACTGGGCAGTATTCGCGGGCGCCGATGCAGGCAGCCTGATCGACCGGCTTTCCAGCCGGCTCTATTCCTTCCACGTAAAGGACATGCGGGCGGATCGCAACATGACGGCGGTCGGACAGGGCCAAATGGATTTTGCCGCATTGTTCAAACGGCCCGGTGCCGCCGGGGTCCGCCACTTCTTTGTCGAGAATGACCGGGCGCCCGCGCCCTATCTTCCCGACATCACCACCAGTTTCAACACGCTGCGCTCGCTGCGTTTCTGA
- a CDS encoding gluconate 2-dehydrogenase subunit 3 family protein: protein MIDRRTALAGVVAMFGAGVFAPIARAAGQAQATRMPVISDGPPSVAVFTPTQRASVAALSERVIPTTDTPGAIAAGVPVYIEKLLADWAAPDERVPILAGLDAIEARSLADYKVPAAKATPAQQDALLTLAMNGDMPSGKTFFEAFRQLVITGYYTSEIGITQEREYLPVPGKYDGAFPYSQVNKVYSA, encoded by the coding sequence ATGATTGATCGCAGAACCGCGCTTGCCGGCGTCGTCGCCATGTTCGGCGCGGGCGTTTTCGCCCCCATCGCACGTGCCGCAGGGCAGGCACAGGCAACACGCATGCCGGTGATCAGCGACGGCCCGCCCAGCGTCGCGGTCTTTACCCCCACACAACGGGCATCGGTCGCCGCGCTGAGCGAGCGGGTGATTCCCACCACCGACACCCCCGGCGCGATCGCCGCCGGCGTTCCCGTCTATATCGAAAAGCTGCTGGCCGACTGGGCCGCGCCGGATGAGCGCGTGCCGATCCTGGCCGGGCTGGATGCGATCGAGGCACGCAGCCTTGCCGATTACAAGGTGCCCGCTGCCAAGGCGACGCCCGCACAGCAGGACGCGCTGCTAACGCTGGCGATGAACGGGGACATGCCGTCGGGCAAGACGTTCTTCGAAGCGTTCCGACAGCTGGTCATCACCGGCTATTACACGTCAGAGATCGGCATCACGCAGGAACGTGAATATCTGCCCGTGCCGGGCAAGTATGACGGCGCCTTCCCCTATTCGCAGGTCAACAAGGTCTACAGCGCATGA